DNA from Oryzisolibacter sp. LB2S:
AGATGATCGCGCCCTCGGATGCCAATACGCCCTCGTGGACGCAGCATCTGGCGCTCAAGGTCGATTCGATCGACACCATGATGAAAGTGAAGGCCAAGATGGAGGCCGACGGCATCCAGGTCATTGGCCCCACCAATCACACCATCTTCCAGTCAATCTACTTCCGCGACCCCTCGGGCCACCGTCTGGAACTGGCCGTCAACACGGCCACGCCGCAGATGGACAAGGCGCTCGACGACGTGAAGTGGGACATGCTCAATGAATGGGACCGCACCAAGAAGGCGCCCGAGCATGCACGCTGGATGCACGACGGCTCGGGCCGCGTAGGCCCGCACTGAAGCCCGCCGTGGGCTGAGGCAGCCCACCGCTTTCCCAACCTGCCCAAGCACAGGCGCCCAGGCGCCCTGTGCCGGGCGTTGCTGCGCCCAATGCAGCAGAACAGACACACCAAGGGTGCGGCAAGCACCCGCCCCAGGAGACACCCCATGCCCCGCACGCAGCACGCGTCAGCCGTAGACATAGGCCACACACTCGACCATGGCCCCTTCAGCAGCCTGCAGAAGTGGGTGGTGCTGATGGCCGCGCTGTCCATCATCCTCGACGGCTTCGATGGCCAGCTCATCGGTTTTGCCATTCCCGTGATCATCAAGGAATGGGGCATAGAGCGCAGCGCCTTCGCCCCGGCCGTGGCCTCGGGCCTGATCGGCATGGCGCTGGGCAGCGCGTTCGCTGGCTACATGGCCGACCGCATCGGACGCCGGCTCGTCATCGCCGCCAGCGTGGCGCTGTTCGGCGCCACCACCATCGCCATCGGCTTTGCACCCAACATCCTCGCCATCACCATGCTGCGCTTCATTGCCGGTCTGGGCATTGGCGGCGCCCTTCCCAGCGCCTCCACGCTGACGGCGGAGTTCACCCCACTGCGCTACCGCACCATCGCCGTCACCGCCACCATCGTGAGCTATCCGCTGGGCGGCATGCTGGCCGGCCTGTTTGCCAGTACCGTGCTGCCCAGCCTGGGCTGGCGCGCCATGTTCTGGATTGGCGGTGCCCTGCCCCTGGCCTACAGCCTGGTATTGCTGGCCCGCCTACCCGAGTCGCCGCGCCTGATGGCACGCCACAGCGCCCAATGGCCGCAGTTGCGCGCGCTGCTCACCCGCATGCAGCGCCCCACGGCGGCCGATGCCGGCTTCGTCGATGCCGCGGAGCAGCTGGTGGGCCAGCAGCAGCGCGCAGGCTTCGGCGCGCTGTTCAAGGACGGTCTGGCGCGCGACACCCTGGCCATCTGGATGGGCTTCTTCATGGTCATGCTGGCGTCCTACAGCGCCTTCAGCTGGCTGCCCTCCATGCTCACGGCAGAAGGCCTGCCGGTGTCCATGGCCAGCTCCGGACTGACGGCCTACAACCTGGGCGGCGTGCTCGGCGCCCTGGGCTGCGCCTGGGCCATGGCGCGCTTCGGCTCGCGCTGGCCGCTGATGCTGGCCTGCGCCGGTGCGGCTGCAAGCGCTCTGCTGCTCAAGGGCGTGGACTTTCACAGAGACGCAAGTCTGCTGATGCTGGGCCTGGGCGTGCACGGCATGTTCGTCAACGGCGTGCAGGCCCCCATGTATGCGCTCTGTGCCCATGTCTACGCCACGCAGATTCGCGCCACGGGCACGGCCGCGGGCCTGGCCTTCGGCCGCCTCGGGGCCATCCTGAGCTCGTTTGCCGGCGCTGCCATCATCACCTCCAACGGCGCCTCCGGCTACCTGTCGCTGCTGGGCTATGCCATGGTGGCTGCCCTGGTCGCGCTGGCGCTGGTGCAGCGCCACATCCACCGTCCGCGCACGCCGGACAATACCCGCACCGCGTCGCAGTCGGCATGAGCCGATCGCCCCACACGTCACACACCATAAGCAAAGGAGTCACACCATGAAACTCGCAACCCTGCAGCAAGGCGGCCGCGACGGCACGCTGGTCGTCGTCAGCCGGGACCTCAAGCGCTGCCGCGCCGTTCCCGCCATTGCGCGCACCATGCTGGCCGCGCTCGATGACTGGGCCACCGTGGAGCCGCAGCTGCGCCAGGTCTACGAGGCCCTCAACAGCGGCGCCATCGAGGGCGAGGCCTTCGACCAAGCCGCCTGCCACAGCCCGCTGCCGCGCACCTGGCAATGGGCCGACGGCTCGGCCTACATCAACCATGTGGAGCTGGTGCGCCGCGCGCGCAATGCAGAGGTGCCCGAGAGCTTCTACACCGACCCGCTGATGTACCAAGGCGGCAGCGACGGATTCATCCCGCCGCGCGGGGAGGTGGTGGCCCAGGAGGCCTGGGGCATCGACTTCGAGGCCGAGGTCACCGTGGTCACGGGTGACGTGCCCCAGGGCGCCACGCCCGAGCAGGCGGCCAAGGCCATCCGTCTGGTGATGCTGGTCAACGACGTGAGCCTGCGCAACCTGATCCCTGCCGAGCTCGCCAAGGGCTTTGGCTTCTTCCAGAGCAAGCCCGCGAGCGCCTTCAGCCCCGTGGCCGTCACGCCCGACGAGCTGGGCGCCGCCTGGCAGGACGCCAAGGTGCACCTGCCGCTCGTCGTGCACCTCAACGATCAGCTCTTCGGCAAGCCCAACGCGGGCGTGGACATGACCTTCGACTTCGGCCGGCTCGTCGCCCATGTGGCCAAGACGCGCACGCTGTGCGCGGGCTCCATCGTCGGCTCGGGCACGGTGTCGAACAAGCAGGGCAATCTGTGGGGCTCGTCGATCGCCAACGGCGGCGTGGGCTACTGCTGCCTGGCCGAGGTGCGCACCTACGAAACCATAGAGCAGGGCAAGCCCATCACGCCCTTCATGAAGCATGGCGACAAGGTGCGCATCGAGATGTTCGATGCCGAGGGCCAGAGCATCTTCGGCGCCATAGAGAACCAGGTGAACACCGCCAAGGCCGCCTGAGGCGCACCATGCTCAAGCTCTATTCGTACTTTCGCAGCTCGGCCGCCTACCGCGTGCGCATTGCGCTGGCCCTCAAGGGGCTGGCGTATGACACCATCCCTGTGCACCTGCTGAAGGACGGTGGCCAGCAGCACACGAACGCCTTTCGCAGCGCCAACCCGCAGGGGCTGGTGCCGGCGCTGCAGCTCTCTGCCGAGGGCCCGGTGCTGGCGCAGTCGCTGGCCATCATCGAGTACCTCGACGAAACCCAGGGCGGCCCCGCCCTGCTGCCCAAGGATGCCCTGGGCCGCGCGCGCGTGCGCGCCCTGGCGCAGATGGTGGCCTGCGAGATCCATCCCCTGAACAATCTGCGCGTGCTCAAGTACCTCAAGCGCAACCTAGGCATATCCGACGCCCAAAAGGACGCCTGGTACGCCCACTGGGTGGCACTGGGCCTGCAGGCCGTGGAGGACACGCTGACGCGCGGCAACGAGACGGGGCGCTTCTGCCATGGCGAAAGCCCCGGCCTGGCCGACTGCTGCCTCGTGCCTCAAGTATTCAACGCCAGGCGCTTCAACTGCGCGCTGGATGCCTACCCCACGATCAACCGCATCGTCGAGGCCTGCGAGCAGCTGCCGGCCTTCCAGCAGGCCGCGCCCGACATGCAGCCCGACGCGGAATGAGGGTTCAGTGGTGCAGCCCCTGCTCGTCCGGCTCGTCGGTCGAGGTGCTGATCACGCTGGTCTGCTGGCCCTTGGCCTTGCGCCAGGCATAGAGCACATAGCCCGACAGACCGTAGAGCACAAAAATGCCGAACAGCACCGTGGGCGGGTGGATGTTGACCACGGCAATGCCCAGCGCAATCAGCACGATGACGGCAAAGGGCACGCTCTTCTTCATGTGCAGGTCCTTGAAGCTGTAGAACGGCACATTGGTGACCATGGTCAGCCCCGCGTAGAGCGTGAAGCCGAACATCACCCAGGTGATGTGCTGCCAGGACAGGCCCAGCACCGGCTGGCCCGGATGCACGCCGGCGTCGGTGAGCAGCCAGATGAAGCCCATGACCAGCGCCGCGGCCGCGGGCGACGGCAGGCCCTGGAAGTAGCGCTTGTCCACCACGCCCGTGTTCACGTTGAAGCGAGCCAGACGCAGCGCCGCACAGGCGCAGTAGACGAAGGCCGCAATCCAGCCCCAGCGTCCCAGGCCCTGCAGCGCCCAGATGTAGGCAATGAGCGCGGGCGCGGCGCCAAACGACACCATGTCGGACAGCGAATCCATCTGCTCGCCAAAGGCGCTCTGCGTGTTCGTCATGCGCGCCACGCGGCCGTCCAGGCTGTCGAGCACCATGGCGCAGAACACGCCGATGGAGGCGAGCTCGAAGCGCCCGTTCATGGCCATGACGATGGCATAGAACCCGCCGAACAGGGCCGCCAGCGTGAACAGGTTGGGCAACACATAAATGCCCTTGCGGCGCTTGTGGACCAGCACCTCGGCGACTTCGGCGGCTTCGTTGCCATCATGCATTCAATCGACCTCCAGCGCTTTGTACACAAGTACAAGCAGCTACATAACTCATAGTAAAAACACACCCTGCAGGGTGCGCGGGAGGGGGCAGTGTAGCCCCGACCCGCAGCACGCAAAAAAGGCCACCGAGGTGGCCTTGGCAGTTGCATCGGCGCGGGCCAGAGCCGCGCCGCGCACGCATCAGTTGCGCGTCTGGTCCACCAGCTTGTTCTTGGCGATCCAGGGCATCATGGCGCGCAGCTGGCCACCGACCTGCTCGATGGAGTGGGCGGCCAGGTTGCGGCGGCGGGCCGTCATCGACGGATAGTTCAGGCGGCCTTCCTGGATGAACATCTTGGCGTAGTCACCGTTCTGGATGCGCTTCAGGGCATTGCGCATGGCCTTGCGCGACTCTTCGTTGATGACCTCGGGGCCGGTCACGTACTCGCCGAACTCGGCATTGTTCGAGATCGAGTAGTTCATGTTGGCAATGCCGCCTTCGTAGATCAGGTCCACGATGAGCTTGAGCTCGTGCAGGCACTCGAAGTAGGCCATCTCGGGGGCGTAGCCGGCCTCGACCAGGGTCTCATAGCCCATCTTGATCAGCTCGACGGCGCCGCCGCACAGCACGGCCTGCTCGCCGAACAGGTCGGTCTCGGTCTCTTCCTTGAAGCTGGTCTCGATGATGCCGGCCTTGCCGCCGCCGTTGGCCATGGCGTAGGACAGGGCCAGGTCACGGGCGCGGCCACTCTTGTCCTGGTGCACTGCGACCAGGTGGGGTACGCCGCCGCCCTGGGTGTAGGTGTTGCGCACGGTGTGGCCGGGGGCCTTGGGCGCGACCATCCACACGTCCAGATCGGCGCGCGGCACGACCTGGTTGTAGTGCACGTTGAAGCCATGGGCGAAGGCGAGCGACGCGCCCTGCTTGATGTTCGGCTCGACGTTGTTGTTGTAGACCTCGGCGATCTGCTCGTCGGGCAGCAGGATCATGACCACATCGGCCGCCTTCACGGCGTCATTGACCTCCATCACGGTCAGGCCAGCCTTCTCGACCTTGGGCCAGGAGGCGCCGCCCTTGCGCAGGCCGACCACGACCTTCACGCCGCTGTCGTTCAGGTTCTGGGCGTGTGCATGACCCTGGCTGCCGTAGCCGATGATGGCCACGGTCTTGCCCTTGATCAGGCTCAGGTCACAGTCTTTGTCGTAGAAAACTTTCATGTTGGCTCCGGTTGAAATCTGGTTCGAAAAAATGGGGAAAACGGTGGATTGTCCTACACGCGCAGGATGCGTTCGCCGCGGCCAATGCCGCTCGCGCCGGTGCGCACGGTCTCCAGGATGGCCGTGCGGTCTATGGCCTGCAGGAAGGCGTCGTTCTTGGACTGGTCGCCCGTGAGCTCCACGGTGTAGCTCTTGTCGGTCACGTCGATGATGCGGCCGCGGAAGATGTCGGCCATGCGCTTCATCTCCTCGCGCTCCTTGCCCACAGCGCGCACCTTGACCATCATGAGCTCGCGCTCGGTGTAGGCGCCCTCGGTCAGGTCCACCACCTTCACGACCTCGATGAGGCGATTGAGGTGCTTGGTGATCTGCTCGATGACATCGTCCGAGCCCGTGGTCTGTATCGTCATGCGCGAGAGCGACGGGTCTTCCGTCGGCGCCACGGTCAGCGACTCGATGTTGTAGCCACGCGCCGAAAACAGCGCCACCACGCGCGACAGGGCGCCGGCCTCGTTCTCGATCAGAACGGCAATGATGTGTTTCATGATGTGCGATTCCTCTTTTCGTCGCCCTCCCCAGGTGCCGGTAAGCACCTGGCTCGGCGAACAATAGATTCGTCAAAGAAATGCTATTCAAAGAATAGCTGCTCGCGCTTGACTGGCAAGCGCTGGATGCCGATTTGCCTTAGAGATCTTCAGATCCCAGCAGCATCTCGGTAATGCCCTTGCCGGCCTGCACCATGGGGAAGACGTTCTCGGTCGGGTCGGTGCGGAAGTCCAGGAACACGGTGCGGTCCTTGAGCTTGCGCGCCTCGCGCAGCGCGGGCTCCACGTCCTGCGGGCGCTCGATGAGCATGCCCACATGGCCATAGGCCTCGGCCAGCTTCACGAAGTTGGGCAGCGCGTCCATGTAGCTGTGGCTGTAGCGGCCCGAGTACTCGATCTCCTGCCACTGGCGCACCATGCCCAGGTAGCGGTTGTTCAGCGACAGGATCTTGATCGGCGTGTTGTACTGCAGGCAGGTGGACAGCTCCTGGATGTTCATCTGCACCGAGCCCTCGCCCGTCACGCAGAACACCTCGGACTCGGGCTTGGCGAGCTTGATGCCCATGGCGTAGGGAATGCCCACGCCCATGGTGCCCAGACCGCCCGAGTTGATCCAGCGGCGCGGCTCGTCGAACTTGTAGAACTGCGCGGCCCACATCTGGTGCTGGCCCACGTCGGAGGTGATGTAGGCGTCGGCGTCCTTCGTCATGTTCCACAGCGTCTCGATGACGTACTGCGGCTTGATGACCTCGGTGTTGCCCCGGTCGTACTTGAGGCAGTCGCGGCCGCGCCAGGCCTCGATCTGGTTCCACCACGCGGCCAGCGCGCCGGCGTCGGCACGCTGGGTGGTTTCGCGGATCATGGAGATCAGCTCGGACAGCACCTCCTTGACATCGCCCACGATGGGAATGTCCACCTTCACACGCTTGGAGATGCTTGACGGGTCGATGTCGATGTGGATGATCTTGCGGTCGTTCTGCGCGAAATGCTTGGGGTTGCCGATCACGCGATCGTCAAAGCGCGCCCCCACGGCCAGCAGCACATCGCAGTTCTGCATGGCGTTGTTGGCCTCGATCGTGCCGTGCATGCCAAGCATGCCCAGGAAGCGCTGGTCGGTCGCCGGGAAGCCCCCCAGGCCCATCAGCGTGTTCGTGACCGGGTAGCCCAGCAGGTCGACCAGGGTGCGCAGTTCGGCCGTGGCATTGCCCAGCAGCACGCCGCCGCCGGTATAGATATAGGGGCGCTTGGCCGTGAGCAGCAGCTGCAGCGCCTTGCGGATCTGGCCCGCATGGCCCTTTCTGACGGGGTTGTAGGAGCGCATCTCCACGCTCTGCGGATAGCCGTGAAAGCTCGTCTTCTTGAACGACACATCCTTGGGGATGTCCACCACCACGGGGCCGGGGCGGCCGGTGCGCGCGATGTGGAAGGCCTTCTTCAGCGTCATGGCCAGGTCGCGCACATCCTTGACCAGGAAGTTGTGCTTGACGATGGGGCGCGTGATGCCCACGGTGTCGCATTCCTGGAAGGCGTCGAGCCCGATGGCGGGCGTGGGCACCTGGCCGGAGATGATGACCATGGGGATGGAATCCATGTAGGCCGTGGCAATGCCCGTCACGGCGTTCGTCAGGCCCGGGCCCGAGGTGACCAGCGCCACCCCCACCTCGCCCGTGGCGCGGGCGTAGCCGTCGGCCGCATGCACGGCCGCCTGTTCGTGGCGCACCAGCACATGCTGAATGGTTCCTGCTTGTAGAGCGCGTCGTAGATGTAGAGGACGGCGCCGCCGGGATAGCCCCACATGTACTGCACGTTCTCGGCCTGCAGGGCCTTGACGAGGATTTCGGCACCCATGAGTTCCTGGGAGCCGGAGGCGTGGGAGTGGTTGCCGCGAGCGGCCTGTGCTGCCGAGTGGAGTTCGGCCTTGGAGATTTCCATGATCAACCTTTGCGAATTTCTCTGACGAAAAACCTTGGGTGCCCCTCGTGCGCGCTCTTGTGAAGCCGACTTGGAACTTAAGGCCTCGGCCATGGGCGAGATGAGTGTGACGCCGAACCGGGACCCGTTTGCCTTTTTGAACTGCAGCCGCGATTATTGCACTGCACACACAGTCTTGCGCATGGCAACGATAAAAATACCACCCCAATGCCATAATCCGCCCTTCGCGACGGGGCTCACGCCCGCTGCACCGCATCAACCGGCCTGTCTCCGGCCTATCGTCTTTTGGCAACCGAACAAGAGCTTTCCGACTTCCTCAAGAGCGTGGACAAACGCGCGTTCAAGCGCACGCTTTACCACGTCCGCAACGAGGAAGCGGCCCTGGACATCGTCCAGGACAGCATGCTCAAGCTGGCCGAGCACTATGGAGACAAGCCCGTGGGCGAGCTGCCCATGCTGTTTCAGCGCATTCTCACGAACTGCACGCTGGACTGGTTCCGCCGGCAGAAGACTCGCAACGCGCTGTTTTCCAGCATGAGCGACTTCGAGGGCCCGGGCGAGGACGGGGCGGATTTCGATCTGCTGGAAGTCCACGCGGGCAAGCCCGAAGGCGACGCGGCGCAGAGTGCCGAGGATGCCCTGCGGCAGACACAGGTTTTACAAGCGATTGAGACCGAGATACAACTGTTGCCCGCGCGTCAACGCGAAGCGTTTCTGATGCGTTACTGGGAGGAAATGGACGTCGCGGAAACGGCAGCCGCCATGGGCTGCTCGGAGGGCAGCGTCAAGACCCACTGCTTTCGCGCCGTCCAGACGCTCAGCAAGGCCCTCAAGGCCAAAGGAATCGTGCCATGAATCGCACCACCGAACCGACCCTGCAGGCCGCCGAGGCGGCGGACGCCTATGCGCGCCGCGTGGCTGCGCATCTGACGCACGGCAACGCCGACCTGCCCTACGACATCACGGAGCGCCTGCGCGCCGCGCGCATGCAGGCCCTGGCCAGGCGCAAGCGCCCCATGGTGGAGACGGTGCGCCATGCCGAGGCCGCGACACAGATTCAGGCCAGCGGCCACAGCGCAAGCCTGAGCGGCTGGGGTGGCGAGGGCGGCAATTGGTGGCGTGCGCTGATCTCGGCCATTCCCGTGGCGGCCATGGTCATCGGCGTGTTCGTCGTCAACACCGAGCAGGATGCCACCATCACGCATGAGATCGCGGAAGTCGACGCGGCCCTGCTGACGGGCGACCTCCCTCCGGCCGCCTACACCGATCCAGGTTTTGCGCAGTTCCTCAAGACCTCGAGCCAAACTCCCTGACCATCCCCATTCGGCGTAGCCGCGCCTGCATGCACGCATCCCGTACCCGCAACATCACGCGCACAGTGCCAGCATTCGTGCTGGCTTTTGTGTTGCTGGGCCTGCTCGCCGCCGGCGGCTGGTGGATGGCGGTCTATACCCGGGTGGCGCCGAGCACGCCCGTACCGGTGCAGGCGCTCGGTGGTGGCCGGCTCAAGGCGCACGGTGGCGCGCGCCCCGTCGTGCAGCCCGAGGTGGGACCGCCCTGGTCCTCCCTCACCACCCGGCAAAAGGAGGCCCTGTACCCGCTGGCCAACCGCTGGGCGCTGCTCAGCGAGGTGCAAAAGCGCAACTGGCTCAATCTCGCTGCGGGCTTTCACGCCCTCTCGCCCGATGAGCAGGCCAAGATGCTCGAGCGCATCACCGACTGGGCCAGCCTCAGTGCCCAGCAGCGCAGCCAGGCGCGGCTCAACTACGCCGCGGCCGCCAGGCTGCCCGCCGATACGCGGCGCGCGCAATGGGAGGCCTACCAGGCGCTGAGCGAGGAAGAAAAGGCCCGCCTCGCGGCCAAGGCCGCGCCCAGGCCCAAGGGCGCGGCCACCGCGGTGCGCCCGGTTCCGCCCAAGAAGCTGGCCCGCGTACCCGCGGCTGCGAGCGCCCCACCCGCAGCGCCCAACCCGCCCAAGATCGTGCCACCGGCCGATATCCAGCCACCCGCGCCCGCGCTGCCGCCGGCGCCGGTCAAGGTGGAAACGGCGCCGATCGTTGTGCCCTCGGCCGTGTCCACGCCCCTGCCGCCACTGGAGCCGGCGGCGGCGCCCGCCGAAGCCCCGGCCGAGCCCCGGCGCGACAATCCGCCGCTGTACACACCCGGATAAGATTCGGTCGTTCCATCCATCCACCCCTACAGTGCCCTCGAGGCCGAGGCCTGCCGCGTTTCTCATTGCATGTCCCGCTCCACCTCTTCAGGCGCCCCCCACTCCGGCAGCACCGTCGCCGGCGCAGCCAATGGCATGGCGCCGCCACTGCTGCGCCGCATGGCCTGCTGGCTCTATGAGGGCATGCTGCTGTTTGGCGTGGTGTTCATCGCCGGCTACCTCTTCAGCACGCTGACGCAGACGCGCCATGCGCTGGACAACCGCCATGCGCTGCAGGGCTTTCTGTTCGTCGTCTTCAGCATCTACTTCGTCTGGTTCTGGTCGCGCGGCTACACGCTGGCGATGAAGACCTGGCATATCAGGGTCGTCGACGCCCAGGGCCGCCCCCTGAGCCAGACGCGCGCATTGCTGCGCTATGTGCTGTGCTGGCTGTGGTTTCTGCCGCCCCTGGCTGCCTATGCGGCGGGTGTGCCCGTGCTCACCACCCTGCTGCTGCAGGTGCTGTGGGTGCTGCTCTGGGCGGCGGCCAGCCGGCTCCATCCGCAGCGCCAGTTCTGGCACGATGCGCTCGCCGGCACGCGCCTGGTGCATCTCGAGCTGCCGACGCCACGCAAGAAGAACTGACGACCTGCCCGACAGGCCGCGAAGGCTCCCATGTCTGATGCACAACACCCCCACAAGCAGCGCACCGGCCTGAACCGCCTGTGGCACGCCACGGCCTATTCGCTCGCCGGGCTGCGCGCGGGCTGGGGTGAGAAGGCCTTTCGCCTGGAGGCCATGCTCGGCGCCCCATTGCTGGTGCTGGCGCTCTGGCTCGGGCGCAGCTGGGTGGAGGTGGCCATGCTCGCGGGCAGCGTGATGCTGGTGCTGATCACCGAGCTGCTCAACTCAGGCATAGAGGCGGCGATCGACCGCATCGGCCCCGAGCTGCACGACCTGTCCAAACGCGCCAAAGACATGGGCAGCGCGGCCGTGCTGCTGAGTCTGCTGCTGTGCGGCGCCGTCTGGGCCGCCGCGCTCTACCAAAGGTTTTCTCATGGCTGACCCCGCCTTCTCCATCTGCGTCTACCTGGGCTCACGCCCCGGGGACAACCCCTTGTTCACCGAAGCCGCCGTGGCCGTGGGCCGCTGGATAGGCGCGCATGGCGGGCAACTCGTCTATGGCGGCGGGCGCAGCGGCCTCATGGGCACCGTGGCCGAGGCCACGCGCACGGCCGGCGGACGCGTGGTCGGCGTCATCCCCCAGGCGCTTGTCGACAAGGAACTGGCCAACCACCTGTGCGACGAGCTGCACATCGTCACGAGCATGCACGAGCGCAAGGCCATGATGGCCGAGCGCAGCGATGCCTTTCTGGCACTGCCGGGCGGGATCGGCACGCTGGAGGAGCTGTTCGAGGTCTGGACCTGGCGCCAGCTCGGCTACCACGACAAGCCCATAGGCGTGCTCGACACCGATGGCTATTACCAAGGCCTGATGGGCTTCATGGAGCACGCCGTGAAGAACGGCCTGATGGGCGAATGGCAGATGGGTCTGATACGCACGGGCACCGAGCCCGGCGCGCTGCTCGCCGCACTGGTGCAGGATGCCGGCCTGAACGCCAGCACCGGCGCCCTGCGCGATGTGATCTAGAAAATCCGGTCGGCCTTCACACCGCCGCGTCGTCGAGGTCGCCCGTGCGTATGCGCACCACACGCGCCACGGGGCTCACGAAGATCTTGCCGTCGCCGATCTTGCCGGTGCGCGCCGCGGCCACGATGGCGTCCACGCAGCGGTCCACGTCGTCATCGCGCACCACGACCTCGATCTTCACCTTGGGCAGAAAGTCCACCACGTATTCGGCGCCGCGGTAGAGCTCGGTATGGCCCTTCTGACGGCCAAAGCCCTTGACCTCGGTCACCGTCAGGCCCGTCACGCCGCATTCGGCCAGTGCCTCGCGCACCTCCTCGAGTTTGAAGGGCTTGATGACGGCGGTGATCATTTGCATGGTGGGAACTCCTGGAATAGTGGAAACAGGGGGCGGGTCAGGTTCAGGCCCTGAACCTGTTGGTCATGGGGTAGCGCCAGTCCTTGCCGAAGCTGCGGCGCGTGACGCGCACGCCCACGGGGGCCTGGCGGCGCTTGTATTCGTTCACCTGGATGAGGCGGGTGACGCGCTCCACGTCGGCGCGGGCAAAGCCGGCGCGCACGATGTCCTCGAGCGGCTCGTCGTTCTCCATGTAGCGCTCGACGATGGCGTCCAGCACCTCGTAGGGCGGCAGGCTGTCCTGGTCCTTCTGGTCGGGACGCAGCTCGGCGCTCGGCGGGCGCGTGATGATGCGCTCGGGGATGGGATTGGCACCCGTACCATAGGGGTCGTTGGCGTTGCGCCAGCGCGCCAGCGCGAACACGCGCGTCTTGAGTACGTCCTTGATCACGGCAAAGCCGCCCGCCATATCGCCGTAGAGCGTGCAGTAGCCCGTGGCCATCTCGCTCTTGTTGCCCGTGGTCAGCACCACGCTGCCGAACTTGTTGGAGAGCGCCATGAGCAGCGTGCCACGGATGCGCGCCTGCAGGTTCTCCTCGGTCGTGTCCTCCGCCCGGCCGGCAAAGAGCGGTGCGAGCGCCGTCTTGAAGGCCTCGAACTGAGGCGCGATGGCGATCTCGTCGTGGCGCACCTTGAGGCGCTCGGCCATGTCGCGCGCGTCTATCCAGCTGATGTCGGCCGTATAGGGCGAGGGCATCATCACCGTGCGCACGCGGCCCGCGCCCAGCGCGTCCACGGCAATCGCCAGCACCAGGGCCGAGTCGATGCCGCCCGACAGTCCGAGCAGCGCGCCGGGAAAGCCGTTCTTGCCCACATAGTCGCGCACGCCCAGCACCAGGGCGGACCAGAGCTCTGCCTCCCAGCCCTCGGCGGGCGCCACGTCCGCTTCCATAGTGATAGCTGCTTGCGCTTGCTGCACCTGGGCAAACAGCATTTTTTCCTCAAAACCCGGGGCACGTGCGGCCACGCTGCCATCGGCGTTCAGCGCAAACGATCGGCCCTCGAACACCACCTCGTCCTGCCCACCCACGAGGTGGGCGTAGACCAGCGGCAGGCCGGTCTCACGCACGCGCTCGCGCATGACCTGCTCGCGCTCGGCGCCCTTGCCCAGGTGGTAGGGCGAGGCGTTGATGGTCAGCAGCATCTGCGCGCCCGCCTCGCGCGCGCGGCGTGCGGGCTCGGGGTACCAGGCATCCTCACAGATCAACAGCCCCATGCGCACGCCGTCCACCTCGAACACGCAGCTGCCCTCGCCCGGCACGAAGTAGCGGCGCTCGTCAAACACCCCGTAGTTGGGCAGGTACTGCTTGGCGTAGGTCTGCTCTATGCGCCCCGCGCGCAGCACACTGGCGGCGTTGTGGCACAGGCTGTGATCGACCTCGGCCACCGCCTCGCGCATGCGCTGCGGGTGGCCCACCACCAGCGCCAGCCCGGGCAGCGCGGCCGTGGCCGCGGCAATCTCGGCCAGGGCCTGCTCGCAGGCCGTCAAGAATGCGGGGCGCAGGTACAAATCCTCGGCCGCGTAGCCGCAC
Protein-coding regions in this window:
- a CDS encoding NAD+ synthase; this translates as MSFVISIAQLNFVVGDVPGNARKIIQAAQQAHAGGARLLLTPELALCGYAAEDLYLRPAFLTACEQALAEIAAATAALPGLALVVGHPQRMREAVAEVDHSLCHNAASVLRAGRIEQTYAKQYLPNYGVFDERRYFVPGEGSCVFEVDGVRMGLLICEDAWYPEPARRAREAGAQMLLTINASPYHLGKGAEREQVMRERVRETGLPLVYAHLVGGQDEVVFEGRSFALNADGSVAARAPGFEEKMLFAQVQQAQAAITMEADVAPAEGWEAELWSALVLGVRDYVGKNGFPGALLGLSGGIDSALVLAIAVDALGAGRVRTVMMPSPYTADISWIDARDMAERLKVRHDEIAIAPQFEAFKTALAPLFAGRAEDTTEENLQARIRGTLLMALSNKFGSVVLTTGNKSEMATGYCTLYGDMAGGFAVIKDVLKTRVFALARWRNANDPYGTGANPIPERIITRPPSAELRPDQKDQDSLPPYEVLDAIVERYMENDEPLEDIVRAGFARADVERVTRLIQVNEYKRRQAPVGVRVTRRSFGKDWRYPMTNRFRA